TTGGGGTCGTGGCCTTCGGCCTGCATCAACCGCATCTGGCGGTCGATGAGTTCCTGCATCGTGTCGACGCCGCGCAACTGCAGGATCGTCGAGCGCACGGCCGCTTCGAGCAGCACGGCGAGGTTGCGTCCCGCGGCGACGGGCAGCACGACCCGCGCCACCTTCACGCCGAGGATGTCCTTGACCTCCTGCTGCAGGGGCAGGCGGGAGGGGTCGCCCGCGCCCGGCTGACGGCGCTCCAGGTGGCAGACCAGGCGCAAGCGCATCTTGCGCCGGCAGGCCGTCTCGCCAAAGATGGTGCGGATGTTGAGGATGCCCAGGCCGCGGACTTCGATGAAGTCCTGCAGCATCGGCGGGCAGCGTCCTTCGAGCACGGTGGGGGCGACGCGCGAGAACTCGACGACGTCGTCCGCCACCAGGCCGTGGCCACGCGAGATCAGCTCCAGCGCGAGTTCCGACTTGCCTGCGCCCGAATCGCCGGTGATCAGCACGCCCACACCGAGCACGTCCATGAAGACGCCGTGCAAGGAGATCTTCTCGGCCAGTTCCCGTGACAGGTAAAGGCGCAGCTGGTCGATCACGCCGGCCGCGGGCTGCGGCGTGGTGAACAGGGCGACGTCGTGGGCCTCGCAGATGCCGTGGATGATGTTCGAGGCAGCACAGCCGTCGGCGATGATGATGGCCGGTGGCCGGGTCGACAGGATCTCGTTGAGGTGATGGGCGACCTTGTCGGTCGTCTGGCGCCGTGCCCAGGCCAGCTCGGCTGCGCCAATGATCTGCAGGCGCGTGGGGTGGATCAGGTTGAGGTGGCCGACGAGGTCGGCCGGCCAGATACGCTCTTCAGCGACGGCCAGCGTGGCGTCGAGCCGTCCGCTGACGTGGGTGAGTTCAAGGCGCTCGCGCTGGGCCTCAAACAGCCTCGCGACGCTTGTCTGCCGCATCGGTACCCCAGTCGAGGAACATCTGGTGGATGTGTTCGGCGTCGGGCGCGTTCAGTAGTGCTTCGCGGAAGGCGCGGTCGCTGAACATCTGCGCGAGCTCGGACAGGAGCTGCAGGTGGGTCTCGTTGGCTTGCTCGGGCACCAGCAGCACGAACAGGAGATTCACCGGGCGGCCATCGGGCGCATCGAACTGCACCGGGGCAGCCAGGCGCAGGAAGGCGCCGGCCGCTTCCTTCAGGCCCTTGATGCGGCCATGCGGGATGGCGATGCCCTGGCCGAGGCCTGTGGAGCCAAGCCGTTCTCGAGCGAACAGGCTGTCGAACACGAGACTGCGGGCGATGCCCTGGTTGTTCTCGAAAAGCAGCCCCGCCTGTTCGAAGACACGCTTCTTGCTGCTTGCATCGAGATCGACCACCACATTGGACAGTGGCAGGAGTTGAGGTATCAGGCTCATTCGCAGTGGAGCTTGCGCAGCGCCGTTGCCGCTGGCGCCGCGCTGGGCGATCGGACGGACCGGGATGCGTTGAAGCCGCGTCTTGAAAACGCGCGCATTATACCCACACCCCGGACATAAAACCGCAACCTGGCAATCAGGCTTCCGGCTCCTGATGCTTCAGGGCTTCGTGGTTGTGGTCGGCCATCTTCTGCTTGTATTTCTGCACCTGACGATCGAGCTTGTCAGCCATCGAGTCGATGGCGGCGTACATGTCTGCGTCGTCGCTTTCGACGAAGAGATCCTTGCCGCGCACGTGCAGCGTGACTTCGGCCTTCTGCTTCAGCTTTTCGACGGAGAGGATCACCGCCACGCTGGTGACGTTGTCGAAGTGGCGGATGACGCGGTCAAGCTTGGTGCTCACGTAGTCACGGATGGCCGGGGTGACCTCGACGTGGCGCCCGGTGATGTTGAGATTCATGGTAACTCCTGTTGTTGTCAGATCGATTTGCGCAGACTGACCGGCGGGATATTCAGTGATTCGCGGTACTTCGCGATGGTGCGTCGTGCGACCACGATACCCTGCTGGCCCAAAACTTCTGCAATCCGTGCGTCGGACAGCGGCTTCTTGCTGTCCTCGGCGTCCACCAGTTGACGAATCAGTGCCCGAATCGCCGTGGAAGAGGCCGCTCCGCCAGTGTCGGTGGAGACGTGGCTGCCGAAGAAATACTTGAGTTCGAACACACCGCGCGGCGTCGCCATGTATTTCTGCGTTGTGACGCGCGAAACGGTGGATTCGTGCAGTTCGAGCTGGTCCGCGATCTCCCGGAGAGTGAGTGGCCGCATCGCCACGTCTCCATGATCGAAGAACTGCCGCTGCTGGTCAACGATGGCCTGGGAGACCCGCAGGATGGTGTCGAAACGCTGCTGGACGTTCTTGATCAGCCAGCGTGCTTCCTGTAACTGGCCGGTCAGGCCGCCGCCCTGGCCGCGGTTCTGCTGCAGCAGGCTGGCGTAGAGCCGGTTGACGCGCAGGCGCGGCATCGCGTCCTGGTTGAGGCTGACGGTCCAGCGCCCGCGGATCTTGCGCACGATGACGTCAGGCAGCACGTAGCGCGTCTCGGAGACGGAGTGGCGCGAGCCCGGATGCGGGTCGAGGCTGCAGATCAGAGCGTGGGCAGCGCGCAGCTGGTCGTCGTCGCAACCGGTGTGTTTCTTGAGGCGCGCGAAGTTGCGCTCGGCGAGCAGTTCGAGATGCTGGTCAACGATCTCGAGCGCGAGCATCTGCGTCGGCGTCTCGGGCATCGCACGCAACTGGAGCGACAGGCATTCCTGCGGGCTGCGTGCGCCGATGCCGGCAGGGTCGAGGTGCTGCACGTGGCGCAGCGCGATGGAAAGCTCGTCGAGGTCGATGTCGAGCTCGGGTGGTAGCAACTCGAGCAATTCCTCGAGCGGCTGGTGCAAGTAGCCGTCGTCGTCCAGCGCCTCGATGATGAAGCGCACCAGCGCGCGGTCGCGGTCGGAGAGCGGCGACAGCGCCACCTGTTCGTCGAGGTGGTCGCGAAGCGACAGCTCGGCCGCCTGGAACTCCTGGAAGTCGGTGTCGTCGTCATCGTCGCGCTTGGCCTGGGCGCCACTGCCGACGTTGGACCAGTCGATGCCTTCCTCGTTGTCCTCGCGATCGTTCGCCTTTCCTGCTTCGCCGTCGCTGGCGGCCTCGGCGCTGGTTTCGCGTTCGCGCTCGCGCTCACGTTCGGCAGGCGGGGTGCTGGTGGCGAGACCGGGCTGCGGCACGAAGTCGTCGATCTCCTCGCGCTCGAGCATCGGGTTCTCGAGCAGGAAGCGCTCGATCTCCTGGTTCAGCTCGAGCGTGGACAGCTGCAGCAGCTTGATCGACTGCTGCAGCTGAGGCGTCAGCGTGAGGTGCTGCGAGAGCTTGAGCTGGAGGCTGGGTTTCATTCGGGCGCTAGAGGCGGAAATGTTCGCCGAGGTAGACCTGGCGCACCTTCTCGTTGGCGATGATCTCGTCAGGCTGGCCGCTGGCGAGCACGCGACCCTCGCTGATGATATAGGCGCGATCGCAGATGCCAAGCGTCTCGCGCACGTTGTGGTCGGTGATGAGCACGCCGATGCCGCGTTCCTTGAGGAAGCGGATGATCTTCTGGATATCGATCACGGCGATCGGGTCGACGCCGGCGAAAGGCTCGTCGAGCAGGATCAGGCGCGGATCGGTGGCGAGCGCGCGGGCGATCTCGCAGCGGCGGCGTTCGCCACCCGACAGGGAGATCGCGGTGTTGTCGCGCAGGTGGGTGATGCCCAGTTCCTCGAGCAGTTCCTGCAGGCGTTCGTCGATCTGGCGTGACTCCAGCCCCTGCAGTTCGAGCACCGCGCGGATGTTCTCGGCCACCGTGAGCTTGCGGAACACGCTCATTTCCTGCGGCAGGTAGGACAGGCCGAGGCGGGCGCGGGCGTGAATCGGCAGGTGGGTGAGATCCTTGCCGTCCAGTCCGATCTGGCCGCCGTCGGCACGCACCAGGCCGACGATCATGTAGAAGCAGGTGGTCTTGCCCGCCCCGTTGGGGCCGAGCAGGCCGACGACCTCGCCCGAGCCGACCTCGAAGCCGACGTCGTGCACCACCGTGCGCGCCTTGTAGCGCTTCTGCAGACCGGCGACCTTAAGCAGACTCATCGTAGGGCTCTTTCAGCAGCTTGCGGATCAGGTCGGGCGCAAAGCCGCGGGTTTGCAGGAAGCGCGCCTGCCGGGCCCACTCGCGGGGGTCGGTCGGCGGCTCGCGGAAGCGGCCATGCAGCACGCTGCGGGCACGCTCGATCTCGGACTCGGTACATTCGCCGGCGATGGCCTCGTCGATCAGCTCGCGCTCGATGCCGCGACGGGCCAGCTCGTTGCGCAGCCGGCTCGCGCCGAAACGCGCGGCCTTGCCGCGCACGAAGGCTTCCGCGAAGCGGCTGTCGGACTGCAACCCGAGTTCGCCCATGCGTGCGATGACGGCCTCGACCTCGTCGGCCTCGCCATGCGCGGCGAGCTTGCGCGCCAGCTCGGCGCGCGAATGATCGCGGCGGGCGAGGTGGCGAAGGGCGCGCTCGCGCAGGCTGGGCTCGGCCATGGCGTCGGGCGCTCAGGCCTCGGCGGCTGCCGCAGCGGGCGTCGCCGGCGGCATTTCAGGCAGACCGACCGCGACGCGGACCCTGTTCTCGATCTCGCGCGCCAGCGCAGGGTTGTTGCGCAGGAACTCGCGCGAGTTGTCCTTGCCCTGGCCGATCTTGTCGCCCTTGTAGGCGTACCAGGCGCCGGACTTGTCGACGATCTTGTGGTCGACGCCGAGATCGATGATCTCGCCTTCGCGCGAGATGCCCTCGCCGTACAGGATGTCGAAGTGCGCTTCCTTGAACGGGGGCGAGACCTTGTTCTTCACCACCTTGACGCGGGTCTCGGACCCGACGACCTCGTCGCCCTTCTTGATCGTGCCGGTGCGGCGGATGTCCATGCGCACCGAGGCGTAGAACTTGAGCGCGTTGCCGCCGGTGGTGGTCTCCGGGCTGCCGAACATCACGCCGATCTTCATGCGGATCTGGTTGATGAAGATGACCAGCGTGTTGGTGCGCTTGATGTTGGCGGTGAGCTTGCGCAGCGCCTGCGACATCAGGCGGGCCTGCAGGCCGGGCAGCTGGTCGCCCATCTCGCCTTCAATTTCGGCCTTGGGCGTCAGCGCGGCGACCGAGTCGACCACGACCACGTCCACGCCGCCCGAGCGCACCAGCATGTCGGCGATCTCGAGCGCCTGTTCGCCGGTGTCGGGCTGGGAGATCAGCAGGTCCTGGATGTTGACGCCGAGCTTTTCGGCATAGCCGACGTCGAGCGCATGTTCGGCGTCGATGAACGCGGCGGTGCCGCCGAGCTTCTGCATCTCGGCGATGACCTGCAGCGTCAGCGTGGTCTTGCCGGATGATTCCGGGCCGTAGATCTCGACCACACGACCGCGCGGCAGGCCGCCGAGGCCGAGTGC
This genomic window from Thauera humireducens contains:
- the ptsN gene encoding PTS IIA-like nitrogen regulatory protein PtsN, producing MSLIPQLLPLSNVVVDLDASSKKRVFEQAGLLFENNQGIARSLVFDSLFARERLGSTGLGQGIAIPHGRIKGLKEAAGAFLRLAAPVQFDAPDGRPVNLLFVLLVPEQANETHLQLLSELAQMFSDRAFREALLNAPDAEHIHQMFLDWGTDAADKRREAV
- the lptB gene encoding LPS export ABC transporter ATP-binding protein, which translates into the protein MSLLKVAGLQKRYKARTVVHDVGFEVGSGEVVGLLGPNGAGKTTCFYMIVGLVRADGGQIGLDGKDLTHLPIHARARLGLSYLPQEMSVFRKLTVAENIRAVLELQGLESRQIDERLQELLEELGITHLRDNTAISLSGGERRRCEIARALATDPRLILLDEPFAGVDPIAVIDIQKIIRFLKERGIGVLITDHNVRETLGICDRAYIISEGRVLASGQPDEIIANEKVRQVYLGEHFRL
- the hprK gene encoding HPr(Ser) kinase/phosphatase, whose protein sequence is MRQTSVARLFEAQRERLELTHVSGRLDATLAVAEERIWPADLVGHLNLIHPTRLQIIGAAELAWARRQTTDKVAHHLNEILSTRPPAIIIADGCAASNIIHGICEAHDVALFTTPQPAAGVIDQLRLYLSRELAEKISLHGVFMDVLGVGVLITGDSGAGKSELALELISRGHGLVADDVVEFSRVAPTVLEGRCPPMLQDFIEVRGLGILNIRTIFGETACRRKMRLRLVCHLERRQPGAGDPSRLPLQQEVKDILGVKVARVVLPVAAGRNLAVLLEAAVRSTILQLRGVDTMQELIDRQMRLMQAEGHDPKA
- the recX gene encoding recombination regulator RecX; the encoded protein is MAEPSLRERALRHLARRDHSRAELARKLAAHGEADEVEAVIARMGELGLQSDSRFAEAFVRGKAARFGASRLRNELARRGIERELIDEAIAGECTESEIERARSVLHGRFREPPTDPREWARQARFLQTRGFAPDLIRKLLKEPYDESA
- the hpf gene encoding ribosome hibernation-promoting factor, HPF/YfiA family codes for the protein MNLNITGRHVEVTPAIRDYVSTKLDRVIRHFDNVTSVAVILSVEKLKQKAEVTLHVRGKDLFVESDDADMYAAIDSMADKLDRQVQKYKQKMADHNHEALKHQEPEA
- a CDS encoding RNA polymerase factor sigma-54 encodes the protein MKPSLQLKLSQHLTLTPQLQQSIKLLQLSTLELNQEIERFLLENPMLEREEIDDFVPQPGLATSTPPAERERERERETSAEAASDGEAGKANDREDNEEGIDWSNVGSGAQAKRDDDDDTDFQEFQAAELSLRDHLDEQVALSPLSDRDRALVRFIIEALDDDGYLHQPLEELLELLPPELDIDLDELSIALRHVQHLDPAGIGARSPQECLSLQLRAMPETPTQMLALEIVDQHLELLAERNFARLKKHTGCDDDQLRAAHALICSLDPHPGSRHSVSETRYVLPDVIVRKIRGRWTVSLNQDAMPRLRVNRLYASLLQQNRGQGGGLTGQLQEARWLIKNVQQRFDTILRVSQAIVDQQRQFFDHGDVAMRPLTLREIADQLELHESTVSRVTTQKYMATPRGVFELKYFFGSHVSTDTGGAASSTAIRALIRQLVDAEDSKKPLSDARIAEVLGQQGIVVARRTIAKYRESLNIPPVSLRKSI
- the recA gene encoding recombinase RecA encodes the protein MDDNKAKALAAALSQIEKQFGKGSIMRMGDGNVERDIQTVSTGSLGLDIALGLGGLPRGRVVEIYGPESSGKTTLTLQVIAEMQKLGGTAAFIDAEHALDVGYAEKLGVNIQDLLISQPDTGEQALEIADMLVRSGGVDVVVVDSVAALTPKAEIEGEMGDQLPGLQARLMSQALRKLTANIKRTNTLVIFINQIRMKIGVMFGSPETTTGGNALKFYASVRMDIRRTGTIKKGDEVVGSETRVKVVKNKVSPPFKEAHFDILYGEGISREGEIIDLGVDHKIVDKSGAWYAYKGDKIGQGKDNSREFLRNNPALAREIENRVRVAVGLPEMPPATPAAAAAEA